One window from the genome of Lasioglossum baleicum chromosome 9, iyLasBale1, whole genome shotgun sequence encodes:
- the LOC143211743 gene encoding uncharacterized protein LOC143211743 isoform X3, with protein MVKPRSFAVLTLFVTFGVNIVEPLVHEGLSKFLGSLTAVKHVRIPELLNQLCNESQGSDAIRQDACYGCFFKATNQPLSYPMLVAMSSCADLYLNNTDYVHCQQYLNNATSTLNTKANPTTIYCTFLECIRQVNKDNLDARVKLRTSPSPRTSRKTSFIYRKLYKQIARNICVIWERDPESNTIRPGAEPIDPRRQSIQPKTS; from the exons ATGGTGAAACCACGCAGCTTCGCTGTTCTAACGTTGTTCGTGACTTTCGGTGTCAATATAGTGGAACCGCTGGTGCACGAGGGCCTGTCGAAGTTCTTGGGATCTCTAACTGCCGTCAAACA CGTGAGGATTCCCGAACTTCTGAATCAATTGTGCAACGAATCGCAAGGCTCGGACGCAATTCGCCAAGACGCTTGCTACGGCTGCTTCTTCAAGGCCACCAACCAACCCCTCAGCTACCCCATGCTGGTGGCTATGTCCAGCTGCGCAGACCTGTACCTGAACAACACCGATTACGTTCACTGCCAACAGTACTTGAAC AACGCTACCAGCACCCTGAACACCAAAGCCAACCCAACAACGATCTACTGCACGTTCCTCGAATGCATTCGCCAGGTGAACAAGGACAATTTG GACGCGCGTGTGAAGCTGCGAACGTCGCCAAGTCCGAGGACGTCGAGGAAAACTTCTTTCATATACCGGAAACTGTATAAACAAATAGCGCGAAATATTTGCGTCATATGGGAACGGGACCCCGAGTCGAACACCATACGGCCTGGAGCGGAACCTATTGATCCAAGACGGCAATCGATACAACCGAAAACTTCGTAA
- the LOC143211743 gene encoding uncharacterized protein LOC143211743 isoform X1, whose translation MVKPRSFAVLTLFVTFGVNIVEPLVHEGLSKFLGSLTAVKHVRIPELLNQLCNESQGSDAIRQDACYGCFFKATNQPLSYPMLVAMSSCADLYLNNTDYVHCQQYLNNATSTLNTKANPTTIYCTFLECIRQVNKDNLIRECVGEAIRMFPSFNNTDVKLAQLFVNTTACVLAKTRCALLNPITGEFQEEDLANKLHIPTVNALAVNTDYDINIVQMPFHYGSVDACAKYRNYEQASWPTVTC comes from the exons ATGGTGAAACCACGCAGCTTCGCTGTTCTAACGTTGTTCGTGACTTTCGGTGTCAATATAGTGGAACCGCTGGTGCACGAGGGCCTGTCGAAGTTCTTGGGATCTCTAACTGCCGTCAAACA CGTGAGGATTCCCGAACTTCTGAATCAATTGTGCAACGAATCGCAAGGCTCGGACGCAATTCGCCAAGACGCTTGCTACGGCTGCTTCTTCAAGGCCACCAACCAACCCCTCAGCTACCCCATGCTGGTGGCTATGTCCAGCTGCGCAGACCTGTACCTGAACAACACCGATTACGTTCACTGCCAACAGTACTTGAAC AACGCTACCAGCACCCTGAACACCAAAGCCAACCCAACAACGATCTACTGCACGTTCCTCGAATGCATTCGCCAGGTGAACAAGGACAATTTG ATAAGAGAGTGCGTGGGCGAAGCAATCCGCATGTTCCCGAGCTTCAACAACACCGATGTGAAACTGGCCCAATTGTTTGTCAACACAACTGCCTGCGTGCTTGCGAAAACTCGTTGCGCGCTCTTGAACCCGATCACTGGCGAATTTCAGGAGGAAGATCTTGCTAATAAGCTACACATACCAACGGTGAACGCACTGGCAGTCAACACCGATTACGACATCAACATCGTCCAGATGCCTTTCCATTACGGGTCCGTCGACGCCTGCGCGAAATATAGAAACTACGAACAGGCGAGCTGGCCCACCGTCACTTGCTGA
- the LOC143211743 gene encoding uncharacterized protein LOC143211743 isoform X2, with the protein MCNSCDRSVRIPELLNQLCNESQGSDAIRQDACYGCFFKATNQPLSYPMLVAMSSCADLYLNNTDYVHCQQYLNNATSTLNTKANPTTIYCTFLECIRQVNKDNLIRECVGEAIRMFPSFNNTDVKLAQLFVNTTACVLAKTRCALLNPITGEFQEEDLANKLHIPTVNALAVNTDYDINIVQMPFHYGSVDACAKYRNYEQASWPTVTC; encoded by the exons A TGTGCAACTCGTGTGATCGTAGCGTGAGGATTCCCGAACTTCTGAATCAATTGTGCAACGAATCGCAAGGCTCGGACGCAATTCGCCAAGACGCTTGCTACGGCTGCTTCTTCAAGGCCACCAACCAACCCCTCAGCTACCCCATGCTGGTGGCTATGTCCAGCTGCGCAGACCTGTACCTGAACAACACCGATTACGTTCACTGCCAACAGTACTTGAAC AACGCTACCAGCACCCTGAACACCAAAGCCAACCCAACAACGATCTACTGCACGTTCCTCGAATGCATTCGCCAGGTGAACAAGGACAATTTG ATAAGAGAGTGCGTGGGCGAAGCAATCCGCATGTTCCCGAGCTTCAACAACACCGATGTGAAACTGGCCCAATTGTTTGTCAACACAACTGCCTGCGTGCTTGCGAAAACTCGTTGCGCGCTCTTGAACCCGATCACTGGCGAATTTCAGGAGGAAGATCTTGCTAATAAGCTACACATACCAACGGTGAACGCACTGGCAGTCAACACCGATTACGACATCAACATCGTCCAGATGCCTTTCCATTACGGGTCCGTCGACGCCTGCGCGAAATATAGAAACTACGAACAGGCGAGCTGGCCCACCGTCACTTGCTGA
- the E gene encoding nonribosomal peptide synthetase ebony, which translates to MGSIQQQSVLKGRQTDSFKEKDLLHKLFREAAANYSNQLAIYHEDDRGKEYTTSYSELNDLTNAIARVLRKFEKPECSSQSLVAVCMKPSHRLPIVLLAIIKAGMAYLPLDVEFPMSRIKHVLQEARPLMVLTEEGADQSIYDGTMTMTYEELAERALHETKDDLDLQESPEQLAIVLYTSGSTGTPKGVLLPHATVLNRLRWQWRELPYAPDESHCVFKTSLTFVDSLSEIWCPLLQGRTLVVVSKNVTKDPERFVQVLDKHKIQRLVLVPSLLHSMLMYLSMRDKENVLRSLKLWVCSGETLPVALADQFFATFGDCDKILANFYGSTEIMGDITYHLLDSRHHLRSLDKVPIGKPLDNCIVYIVDKEMRLLPQGEVGELIVAGRNLAAGYLRDNDSRKFLENPHAIDPEYSRIYRTGDYARISKGVVVYEGRVDSQIKVRGHRVDLAEVEKVVCRAPGVDNVVVLCYKPGELSQTLIAYITTVNESNTCAEKIETFLQATLPVYMLPQIFIVDRIPLLTNGKTDRQTLLKQYESSNLFDDNDEYLNCDYTGVMEKDLEKAKVLFPTVASVIGRGGRANVTVNANFYELGGNSLNSIYTVTKLRDQGYEIGITEFITAKSLAEVIDRMRAGTGDEPIEKNLSEEEHYYEMLDDTHKDDAIEIITESFYSKADLEQWMITEISRDDYRIMMERLWVPLVEKNLSFVVKSTDGRTIGVGLNFDLWDEPEVILDSKLTVVFDFLEYLEAPIREQKLPKGKGQIIHNFMMTTSRDLNSAENVIAMREMEEYCLELAKRKEYGGIFTTNTSPLTQQLGIDVFGYETMLTYQVNKYIAADGTKPFGKAPDSQLAICSLKMIN; encoded by the exons ATGGGCAGCATTCAGCAACAGTCGGTCTTAAAAGGCCGGCAAACCGATAGCTTCAAGGAGAAGGATTTGCTTCATAAATTATTCAGAGAGGCGGCGGCAAATTATTCCAATCAGCTGGCGATCTACCACGAAG ACGACCGTGGGAAGGAATACACGACGTCTTATAGCGAATTGAATGATCTTACGAACGCGATCGCCAGGGTTCTTCGAAAATTCGAGAAACCAGAATGCTCGTCGCAGTCATTGGTAGCGGTATGCATGAAGCCCTCGCATCGACTGCCAATCGTGTTGTTGGCCATCATCAAAGCTGGAATGGCGTACTTGCCCCTGGACGTGGAATTCCCAATGAGCAGGATCAAACACGTTCTGCAGGAAGCCAGACCCCTAATGGTGTTGACAGAGGAAGGAG CGGATCAATCTATCTACGATGGAACAATGACAATGACCTACGAGGAACTGGCTGAGAGAGCTCTACACGAGACGAAGGACGATTTGGATCTTCAGGAAAGTCCTGAACAGCTTGCTATAGTCCTTTACACTTCTGGTAGCACGGGAACGCCGAAAG GTGTGCTTTTGCCACACGCGACAGTGCTAAACCGACTACGATGGCAGTGGCGAGAGTTGCCATACGCACCAGACGAGAGCCACTGCGTCTTCAAGACGTCCTTGACTTTCGTTGACAGCTTGTCAGAGATCTGGTGTCCCCTCCTTCAAGGCCGCACTCTCGTTGTTGTCTCGAAGAATGTGACTAAGGATCCAGAGAGATTCGTTCAAGTATTGGACAAGCACAAG ATACAACGACTTGTTCTGGTGCCCTCGCTGCTGCACTCGATGCTCATGTACCTCAGTATGCGA GACAAGGAGAATGTGCTGCGCTCGTTAAAGCTTTGGGTGTGCTCCGGCGAAACATTACCGGTTGCGTTAGCCGATCAATTCTTCGCCACGTTCGGCGATTGCGATAAGATCCTGGCGAACTTTTACGGGAGCACAGAAATCATGGGTGACATCACCTACCATCTTCTAGATAGTCGGCACCACCTACGATCGCTCGATAAAGTTCCCATAG GGAAGCCGCTAGATAATTGCATCGTCTATATCGTGGATAAGGAAATGCGGCTGCTCCCGCAAGGTGAAGTTGGCGAGCTAATAGTGGCTGGAAGAAACCTCGCTGCGGGATATCTTCGCGACAATGACTCCCGCAAGTTCCTGGAGAACCCTCATGCCATCGATCCAG AATACTCAAGGATCTACCGTACAGGCGACTACGCCAGGATATCAAAAGGAGTTGTCGTGTACGAAGGACGCGTAGACTCGCAGATAAAGGTCCGAGGACACCGGGTGGACCTCGCGGAAGTGGAAAAAGTAGTTTGCAGAGCTCCCGGCGTCGACAATGTTGTCGTTCTTTGTTACAAACCTGGAGAATTATCTCag ACGTTAATTGCGTACATTACCACTGTGAATGAATCCAACACTTGTGCCGAGAAGATCGAGACTTTTCTGCAAGCTACGTTACCTGTCTACATGTTGCCGCAAATTTTTATCGTCGATCGTATTCCGCTGCTGACCAATGGCAAGACTGATCGACAGACGTTATTGAAGCAGTATGAATCCTCGAACCTATTCGATG ATAATGACGAGTATCTGAACTGCGACTACACCGGTGTAATGGAGAAGGACCTCGAGAAAGCCAAGGTCTTGTTCCCCACGGTGGCGTCGGTGATAGGCCGTGGTGGGCGTGCGAACGTGACGGTTAATGCAAATTTCTACGAGCTCGGCGGCAACTCCTTGAACTCGATCTACACGGTGACGAAGTTGCGGGATCAAGGTTACGAGATCGGCATCACGGAATTCATCACAGCGAAAAGCCTCGCGGAAGTGATCGACCGGATGCGAGCCGGTACGGGGGACGAGCCGATAGAGAAGAATCTCAGCGAGGAGGAACACTACTACGAAATGCTCGACGACACCCACAAAGACGATGCCATCGA GATCATCACGGAAAGCTTCTACAGCAAGGCGGACCTCGAGCAGTGGATGATCACAGAAATCTCGAGGGACGACTATCGCATAATGATGGAACGTTTATGGGTTCCCTTAGTAGAGAAGAATCTCAGTTTCGTTGTAAAATCCACCGATGGTAGAACGATCGGGGTAGGACTGAATTTCGATCTTTGGGACGAGCCGGAAGTGATACTCGACTCGAAGCTGACGGTGGTGTTCGATTTTCTGGAGTATTTGGAAGCGCCGATACGGGAACAGAAGTTACCTAAAGGAAAGGGTCAGATCATTCATAATTTCATGATGACGACCAGTCGTGATCTAAACTCAGCGGAAAATGTGATCGCGATGAGAGAGATGGAGGAATACTGTTTAGAATTAGCCAAGAGGAAGGAGTATGGTGGGATTTTCACGACGAACACTAGTCCTTTAACGCAG CAACTAGGAATCGACGTGTTTGGGTACGAAACGATGCTGACCTATCAAGTGAACAAATACATCGCTGCCGACGGCACGAAGCCCTTTGGAAAAGCACCGGACAGTCAACTGGCAATTTGCTCGTTGAAAATGATCAACTAA